The sequence ttaattttgaatatttttttgaattcccAACCGATCaatatgaattttaaaaaactaaaacggTGAGTATTAGGGGTGTTCATATTTCAgataaaaccgaaaaaaccggAAATCCAAACCGAAAAAATTAAAGATCGAACCGAACCAAAAATCTAATTTTGTTATTCGAATATAAATATCAAAACCGAAGTTTATTTAGTTCGattttggattatatatgtcaaaaccgaaccgactGAAAAAaccgaaattaaattaaattaataattttatttatattttttatttatattatatatgttatgagatgatatttagtgaatgaataatcattttgaataatttttagttgattgttatttatttaattcattgttgtttttttatgtaatttttagttgattctTGTTTATGTAAGttatttaaactttatttttaaagtttttactaagaaatttgatttgttttgttttttcgaaaatattaTAAGATTGTGGTTggatatttatttttgtattatttgatgtttttttattttttcactatATGACTATAATTTTAAGTTGTGTATTGGGGTATTTAAATTACATGTTGGATGAAacttatgtttattttattgtgtTATGTATTATTAATGATAAAACCGATCAAACCGAACCGTATAAACCAGTCCGTTATAGtataaaaaccgaaccgaaccgaagtaAAACGGTTTGACTTCGGATTGTATTTTTCATAAACCAAAAACCGGAAAATCGAACCGAAATTAGACAAATTCAAACCGAACCGACCAATGAACACCCCTAGTGAGTATGTTTGCTTCaacaatttaaaacaaaattaacaTGCTCAAGTGGCATATaactattttattatattttcatcAATATATTACAATATTTCTTGTTGTATAATTTGAGTTGACAATTTTTTTATgacaatataattttaaataaatgtgatatttttaaaattaatcaataaataattaacatttaaaataaaattatgtaactaatcaaattttaataataataattggacATAATATATAGCAATTTAGATTAAGGATAAActtgattttttaatttgatcaaatactaattaaaaaattttcagtggttcatgtatcaatttgacattttatcaatagttcgtgCACCAAAATGAATattactatttttatttttatatatgtttgtATAAAGAgtggtattttttttattttgtttctttaTTGTACTGATCACAATCAtatgcctatatatatatattttgatgatcAACTTTAGTCACTTACTTGGCCATAAGAggattttttaacaaaataaaaattccgTCACAAGATATTTTTTAATCGTTAAAACTCACATTAAAAATTTTCCCAACCCTACCATCAAATCACATTTAAAAAATCCCCAATTGCAATTCTCTAAAGTCCATGTGAATTAATATACACGAAGATCTCCCTAGGATCTAGATTACAATCTTTAACTTCGGTTTTAATATAAATCTAGCTAGATGTTCAAAAGCATATTTTTTGAACTAATTTATGATGGAGAATAAAGGTAAAAATATATTAGAATCCTTCCTAATTGTTAAGAACTAAGAAGGATCGAATTTATGTAGTGTTGATTTTGAGTAAAGAGTTAATTAATAAGGATATACCCACTTGATGTATAATATGAAATATCTATTTTAATTAagacaaaaactcctatgagacggtctcaaatgtcatttttttagacgagtctcttatatgggttatccattaaaaactattacattttatgccaaaattattacttattattataaatataggtAGGGTTGACTCAtctcacggatgagaccgtctcacaagagtaTTACTCATTAATTAATTGCATTAGTAGTTTACTTTTGCTCCTTGTAATATCTTTCATAAGCAATACAAGATATTTTCTAACATTTATTTTAAGAAAttattatgaaaattcagtggGTTACTGCATCTCATAATATCTTTCAAAGAATTTTACGAATTCTTCagatattttataaattttaaaactttttcgGAAAGCTCCAATGCACTGAAAATTGTGATTTGTGAGAcagaataactaaaattaaagtgataaattattattgttattaatattaatgacaGTAAATTAGTAATTATAATGACTACAATGATGATTAAAAAAGGAAACCTCACGTCTAAATACGATCATGCCACAaaccaaaaaatataaaaatattaatatgataCGGCGCCGTATTTATCCAACCTACAGACATTTGTAACGGTACATTGTCtcttcattttaaaattttcgaccGTTGGCCAAAATCCGAACGTTATTCCATCTCTAAAACTCCACACAATATCAATACTTGGGTGACCTTCTGATCTACCCATTATTCTCCTGTATTTCTCCAATTTTCTTTCTGTATTAGCAAATTAAATCCGTAAAATACCGAATAACATTGACTCCGTAGCGATCAATCAATCTTGAATGGCGGTGTTGGAGGAGTCGCTGTCGATGAATCCGTTCGCTATCGATAATGTATACGAATTCTCAGCGCCGCAGTTCTACGACTTCCTATGCGAGGAGACCGCCGAGGATATTCGTAAGGCGGAGCTCTGGTTCGAGAATGCCCGCTCTTATGCCCCTTCCCGTACGTAATTCACTTATCCGAGTTTTCGACCGCTTGTTTTTATTTATCGATTTGATTTTGCGATTCTTTGTTTTGCTATGGATCTTTGCTATGGATCTTGAATCTTGAAAGAGGGACTTGAGTTTCTTCGAGTTTATCGCACAGGCATGTGGAAATTTATTTCTTAATCACAAATTTGGAATTGGGTCTTGAATTTTGAACGAGCACGTGTAATCCGTCTCATTCTTTGATTTCTCAAGATCGTTTATTTCTGTGGATTTTACTGATAGATAATTCGAAATGGGATATTGCTATTTTACTTTAATTGGAGAGAATAATCTCAAATTAAACTAATTTGACTGAAAACTGGTCTTGATCCTCGGTTTCTCTTGGGTGCTAAGTTATAAACCACGTCGTTTGACAATTCATTTGGAACGAGATCTTGAATTCGAGATGCATAGGGGATAGTGGATAAAGTTTTTGTCTTGGATGCTAAAATCATATGCATGGCATTTAAATTTCAGTATGATTGATCTGCTACGTTAAAATCATGGAAAGCTGATATGGGTCATGATGTGATTACCAAATCAGGAATATTTTTGTTCTGCACCAGGACATTTTTTTAAGTGCCAAACTCGATGAAAGAAGAAAATAATTATGATGTATTGTCCTTTTGGTGGTTTCCTGAATTGGGGATCCGTGTTTACTATATATGGTTTGCAGcatttaatccaagaatcaaaGCTATCAGATCAGTTCACGCTCAGATCCTATGCAAGTTTGATGAAGATGAACAATTGAACGAGGTAAAGTTTATCAGTAGCTTATATCGATAACTAGAATATACCATTTTTCACATGGCTAAAAGGTGGATGAACGAACTATTGACGACTTTGTTACAGGTAACGGAGACATCAGAAGCAGCATCGAATTCAGAACCGCAGGTGGATATCGTTTCAACTGAAGCCAAAGAAGAAGTTGCTCCGGCTGAAATCAAGGTATGTTTTGTACAAATATTCTTGACGAACAGCTGTTTAGAACTCGAGTTTCATTTCATCTAGTGTTTCTACCAGACGCAGAATTCAGAAGTCGAGAAGATATCTGACAATATAGGCACTTGCAGTCAAGAAAATGGAAGGTATCTTATCTATCTCTTGAATGTTGATAATATGTGGAACTACTGAAGAAGTGCATCTTTTTATTGACTAAACTACAACTTACTGCTTGTGATTTCAGCCACGTAGAAGGCAAAGAAGCCTCTTCTGCTGTCCCTGTGGATGTCCAAGGTCATCCTCATCCCAGTTTCATTCATGAGTGTTCAATGCTAGTTTGTATTTTGTTCACTTCGTAGCTGAAACTAAATTATTTGTTATGTTAGGACCGCAAATAACTCCGGCACCATCAAAAAAGATTGTAAACAAGAATTTGCAGTCAGCCAAAAAGATAGCTAGCATACTTAAAAATCCTTCAGCAATGAAATCAAAAAATCAGTTGCAAAACTCACAAATCAAAAGCATTAAACGTGCTAATGGTAAAAGGTTGGTCCTTGTATATTTTAAATACCTACACTCTCCATACTTCATGATTTTTAATGTTTCTTCAACTCAAGGCCCGACTCATATTTCCCCAGGGAAAATAATGCAAAGAACAATGTTGGAACTCCAAACCTTGCCCATGAGTACCCAGCCATAAAGAAGCAGAAGCTGGAAGGTGGACAATCTCGGCAGGTGGATATCATTTTTAACTGTAACTTGTACTTCACATATTTTTTCGAGTTCTGTTGTGCTTTGGCAATGTTTGTTTTAACCCTCTCTTCTTCTTAGATTCTTACAATCAACAAACCTGCCAACTTGCCTCACAAAACGAGATTCGGCACCGTAGGCAGCGGTTCCAATTTACACCCTTCAAATGCTGCAAAAACTTGTAAAGAGGACAGACGGGTAGGCTTTCGGAAAATTTAGTGTGGTTATTCTCATTAACTTTATCtgaacataaaataattaagaaacATTGATTCGTTGTTTATTGTGAAGATGTATGTTCGAGAACGAGCAGTTCCATTTGTGTCTATGGCGGAAATGATGAATAAGTTCCAATCAAGCACCAGAGATATTACCTTGCCTCGCAGCAGTTCTGTTTCACAGGTAAACAAATGACAAACTGTGTCTTCTTTTTCCGTCTGAGAAGTTTTACTTCTTTAACTCATCACTATGGACGAACATTAACCTGTATCGTCAATCACTAAATTATTCAGAGCAACGCCACCGGAACAGTGCAACAGAGGAAATTGAAACTTACATTAACAAGGCCAAAGACTCCTGAATTTGAAACATCTCAACGGGTTCGTTCTACTAAAATCAAAAGTTCAGCTGAATTGGAGGAAGAGATGATGGCTAAAATTCCCAAGTTTAAGGCTCTCCCTCTAAACAAAAAAGTACGTGTTAACTTTATAAGAATTTTTCGCAAATAACTGAGGAATTTTTCAAGGGTCATACTTATTATTGGTTTGCCTATCATACAAAGATTCTCGAGGCTCCAACTATAACAGCAATGCCAAAAAGTGAGCCCCAGCCTCCTCATTTCAAGGTAAATAAGCCATTGCTAGCTAATAAAAGATTGGACTTTGAGAACTAttatttgtgaataacaaaAAACATCGTCTTGTTTTGCACAGGAATTCCATTTGGAGACCATGTCAAGGGCCAATCAGAAGGCAGAAACATCTACTGTGGCCTCCATAGAATCAACACAGGAACAGGTACTTGTGAATATATCTGCAAGCATCATCAAGATGTTTATTATTGAAGGTATATTGAAATTCAACATACTTTTGGTCGATGCAGAATAATGAATGGAAGCCACAGCTTACAGCGCCAAAATCGCCCCTTCTTCAGACTTATCTCCGAGCACGTCCTCCAAGGGTCAAAAGTTCCACAGAACTAGAGGAAGAAGAACTTAAAAAAGTTCCCCAGTTTAAGGCAAGACCTTTGAATAGAAAGGTAGATTTACTAACAAACCTTCCGATGGCAATCTTCCTGCAAAACCAGTCTCTTTAACCCTTTTCTCTGTGCTGCAGATACTAGAAAGCAAGGGAGAGATAGGTCTTTTGAGCAACATGAAGAAACCGGTTACCATACCTCAAGAATTTCACTTTGCCATTGATAAAAGAATCCCACCTCCTACAGCTGTCGTAGATCTATTTGATAAGGTAACGTTTTGTTACTCCATGATACTGGATTTTTACCATGTTTATCTCATTATTATGCATAACTTTTTCTCCATATTTTTCAGCTTTCGTTAGTTTCAGAGCCGCCACATCAGGACAATCTTCCTAGAAATACGACACCAGATCCATTCTATCTCCACACAGAGGTATGGATAATATTCTTTCGACAAATTGATGGAGTTTTACTAGGCTGACTAGTTTTCACTAcatctatttttatttatatcgatttttctttactGTCATATTAGGAAAGAGGGGTGGAGAAAGTGAAGAGGAAAAATGAAGAATTCATGCAGAAACAGTTGGAAGAGGAGAGAGCTAGGATTCCGAAAGCCCTTCCATATCCGTACACCACAGATTATCCTGAGGTACGTAAGATTATCATATCCACAATTTCAACGTTTGTTGATAGGATTATCTTGACAGACATTATACATTCTGCTATCATTTTTGTGCAGATTCCACCAAAGCCAGAGCCAAAGCCGTGTACAAAACCAGAACCTTTTCGATTAGAAAGCTTATTAAAGCACGAAGAGGAAATGCAGAGGGAAATGGAAGAAAGGAGAAGAATGGAGATGGATGAAGCTCAGATGAGAATATTCAAGGCTCAGCCGATATTAAAAGAGTACGAATATGACTAGGGGCAGTATTTAAAAAGGCCATACCgtgtcttttttttaaaaaaattaaattaaatttagtcCATCCTTTCATGTATTTCAACTTGATATAACAGGGATCCGATTCCAGTTCCAGAGATACAACGGAAGCCCCTTACAGAAGTCCAAGTTTTTAATCTACAAATTAATCACCGAGCTGCAGAGAGAGCAGAATTTGACAAAAAGGTTCTTGATTCATGAGATATCAACGGCTTTTACAGTTAACATAATAAAACTAGTGGATTCAAAATCCTAACTAAAGAGATGTTTCCATCACAGATCAAGGAGAAAGAAGCAACTTATAAGAGATATCGGGAAGAAGCAGAATCTGCAAGGATGGTGATAACTCGCTCACTAATTTAACCTCCTCTATAacttatttttatcatttaagtTTAAATAATCTCAATACTATCAGATGGAGGAGGAGAAGGCCTTGAAACAGTTGCGAAGGACGTTAGTTCCTCATGCAAGACCGGTGCCTAATTTTGATAATCCCTTCTTACCACAGAAGTATGTCCTGAATAGGAATCTTttgttaaataaataagtaatgTTGATGGTGTTTATCTTATGAGGAACTGTCTCCTAATTTGTGTACCATCGTACAAATTGAAAACAGGTCTTCTAGAGTAGTAACAAAGGCCAAGTCTCCCAGACTTCATATAGCTCGTAGAAACGAGAAGCGGAGAGTGATTTTTCCAGCACCAGCCACAGCTACCAGTGCAGCTGCCTCTCATATGAGATGATAGCCGCACCAGGCAATGAGTTGTTCAAGAACCCTTGAACCTCCTCAGAAACTGTTTATGTATGACCATTAATTGTAGCCATTCCCCCATGTTTGTAAAACATTTGAAAATTTGATGATGTTTGTTATTTGAAGCAATTGAAGAAATGTTTTTGGTTGTTATCTTCTGGAACGTTGATAAACTTGTAAAACATTTGAAAATTTGATGGTGTTTAGCTATTTTGAAGCAATTGAAGAAGCTTTTGTTTGGTTGTTATCAGCTGGGAAGACTGATAATTTGTGTGTTTCCTGGAAGGGATAATCAGAGATAATTTTCAAACTTGGGAGAggtaaattaaataaagatgtaaaaaattaaatatattccaCATAAAAGAGCCAAACTTGAATGAACCGTAAGAAGAAGAATGCTGCTGCTGATTATATAAATCAAACGCATacataatattgaaatattgttgGACTCTTGAAAAATGACAAACTCAAAATTACATCACGCACTGTTCTCAATTctcataagcttgtaaatgactTACAGCTTCTTCTTTGTCTTCTTGATCAAGCTTTTCATACACGATACTAATATACCGATGCAAGTCACCGGATGTCAGACCTGGGAATCGATGAGTGCTGTTTGGCGGTAGATCGATTTTCACAAATGGCCACTTCATGGTTTCTGCAGCTTCACATTCTTCCCAACCATCCCCAACCACACAAAACTGAACGTCGGGTCCATTGAAATGGTCTTTGATCCACGAAAAACATTGAAGCTTTCCCACTTCTAATGAACtgtatactaaaacaaatacaacaaaataagaTTGAGGCATATATATGTTAGGACATATATTTGGAAACTAGAAACTGTGCCAGTGAGTTATCCAGTAAGTAGTAACAATAAAGCCATCAATCACAAACTGCATCCAATACCAAGATAATACAGATGTGCATGCTTAACATGCAGGGCCAGTGTGCATGTGTGAACTATCTTCAACTTCGCTGGGAATAGAAGATTAACTTACCTTTGTCACAATCAATCATTTTATCCAGGCGATAGAGTAGGCACTTAACCAGGCTAGGCACAAGAGGACCAGATGTAACTAAGACGTTCACATGCTGTCCCGCGCACTCCTCCAAGAAAGATGCAGCTGAAAGAAACAATGGTAATACTTATAAAACTCATAAATTATCAGTTGCACGTTCATTACTTTTACACTAAACAAAGATAGTTCATTAGAATATTCTGGCTACACCATGGCTAAACCCTTGATTCCAATCGTCTACATGATTCCACAGAAACTgggaaaatattaaaaaatgagGTCCGGAACCCACCATGGCTAAACCCCTGATTGTTCGTTCTTGGATCACATATTTTACTTCAACCCATTTTTATGACAAAAAGATTTATCATATCACAGGACACCACGGCCACTCCATGGTCTCAGTGATCATGGCCTCATATGCTTCTTGTCGTATTGTTCAAACGCCCCCCACCAGTATGAATGAAATGCAACACGGACCCAAGAGGAAATGTGGGAATGTCTCACTTGgcccaaaaatttattataaagtTTTCTAATCTTTTTGAGATAAAAGCTTAAAAGTAAAGGAGAAGACAGCAAATACTTCGAAAAGCACAACTCATCACAAACCATAGAAACATGTAGATGTTAAAGTCTTTTCACATACGCGAGCTCATGCATCAACAAGCACAGATACAGGTTCACAATCTTCACGTAAACTCCATTGTCACACGCAATCCAACTACCTCAATACTAGACCTAAAAGAGTTCTTGTACGGCTGTAGGGTATAGGGTTTCAAAAGGTAAGTGTTTTACTCAAGGGGCTATGAGATGCACGACCTCAGGAATGCACTCCTAAATTCACAGGGTTATGAGAGGAAACCTAATGCAAGTTTCAGTTAAGAATCAAGATTATGTATGTTTCACATGGAGCAGGTTTCTATAGATAGTTTCATTGGACATCATGATGCACGAGTGAAAACTGTCAATCAGGAAGGAAAGTATACCCAAGTCCAAAAGGTTGACAATACTATCACGCTTTCTTCAAAGCAACTACTGTTTCAATCTTTATTTTCCATACACCAGTATTCCTGTTCATCTACAATGCTCGAAGGACACATAACAGCGTCTTGTTTTACCTTCCTCATTCTTTTGGAATGTGCTGTATAAACATCCAATATAATGAATCCAGGAGTTTATCGGTTATTAAATTTTCATACTGAGCTTCAGGAAGTTACAAACTTAATTGGTTATTGCTGACACTTGCAATGTTACAGGCAAGAATTAAACCACAAGAAGTCACCCTAGAGCTACGACCTCAATCAACATTTAATGAAAAAACAAAAGGTTTCTTCATCCTTTTTCAAAGCCACATGAGAGTAGGAAGATAACGACATTCCATGGTAACAGGTAGTTCAGTAGCTTTCTCAATTAATGCCCACCGAGATTGTGATGCCAAGGAGAAGAAACTATATCACACTGATAACAAGCACCAAAGAAAGGTTGTATTGACTAGCAAGCTCTTAGTCAGCAGTATCAGAACATCTTGCAGATACACAAGCACACATATGTGATTAGGGGTGGGAATGTGAGggaaaagagagagagagagagagatttaatgtaaaaaaaaaagatcacaAACAGATCACAACATAAATTTAGGACTCGCATGAAAGCACAATTACTGTCAGTTAGCAACAAAACAGAGACCAAAAACGACAAAAAACGAGTCTTTAGATAAAATTCTTGCTAGAATTTGTTTAATAAAGGTTGACATAATATCGTAATGCTGCATCAAAAAGTTGCCCGTAAATCTTTATTTGAACCAATCAGAAAATCAAAAGATTGTCGAACATTGCTCAGCTGAAGAACTTTTTTAGGTGTTTGCTCATCACGGAATAATTTACCTGAAGAAAGCCATTTTTCTGTGTAAGTATCAGTCAAATCATAGAGATTGTCCAGTAACTTCATAACATTTTGATTAAGAAGGTTATACAACCCCTGCAAAATAATAGAGTGCAAGTATTATATTAAAAACTGAACTGCGCGTATATCTTCTGTAGATATAAAACCTAAGTCAAAGAATGCTAAaatttatcaatcaaatcagCATCATTAAATTTGAAACTATGCACACAATCATAAGCAAAGCTTTTCACAATTATAACCATTAAATTCTTGAAGAACAACTAGCCAAAACCAAGAAAATACAACAGAAATGGGGTTTTCCCACACCATATAGAGCTCTGTTATGTTCCTATTATATAAGTGTATGCATATTTGATTAGAAAGTAATGTCCATATTCTTTGGTAGTAAGGGAGGCAGtacaaaaatcaaacttaacTGAACAAATATCTGATTCCCATTAACTGAAAAAACTGACTTCGAAGctcaaaacatcaatcaaaTTTCCTAATGACATATGATAGATCAGGAATTTTCTTTTAATCAAAAAATGATTgtataataacaaaaaaattgcaaattatTGCCATTCACCGATTGTGCTTTATGATAGAAACAACTAGGTATAGTACTCCTGCCCATTTATTTAAATCACTTTTGCTACCTATACCAGGAACTGCTAACAAATAGAAAAATAATCAATGGAGATAGCAACTTAGAAGATCACTTGCAGGAAAATCATTTTAATATGGTAGGGGTATAATCAGCAAGAGCCATTAGATGCATCAATCCCGAAATTGATCACTCGACCTTTAGGAACCCACTGTTTCTCCATATGGCCACTACCACACTTCTcccaaagaaaaatattttgtacCTCCAGAAGAAGATTTTCTAAGAAATAAATTGCAGCATCACCAGTGAAGCAGGAGGTACAGGTCATAAGCATCCAGCTTAGATTTTGGCTGGATTTTCCAGTGTCTTACAATCAAATCCAACTTAGTGTTCCTACTTATCAATACATTTGTGATATTAAAACACCAAACATCCAAGTATTTCTAGTACATAAATTCATGGCAGTTATAAATCCGCAAACCAAATTCATCACCATCATACTCGTCCTCAATCCTCGTGCTAGCAAGACACGCTTTTTGATGGAAGCCATCACCTTCATCGACATATTTCTTTACTCTCTTTGTTTCTACCCCTGATCTTGCTGTTGATACTCTCTCTGTTCACTACTGACTACTCTCAATTATAACTTAGAGTATTGACCATTGCTGAAATTACAAAGTCAGCTAATTCCATTTAAAGCACAAAGCAATACTTGAATGTTACGCCCCTACTTCCACCTTCAAAAAAACAGGAAACCTTGAGACAGGTTGAGCCTTCATTTAACCATGTCCCAGAACAGTATGTAATCCAAGTATTGTTGGGGGCACGCAGTTAAGAGTGCTAAATAGAGAGGTCAAATAAATTATGCTCACAAATTTTAATATCCTGAAGATAAGCTATATGAGTTCTCTTACAAGAAATAAATGCTATATATTGGGACCAATGACATGGCAATCTATCGATTTTATTACCCTGAAGTTAAGTTATACACAAAGTAACTGAATCAGGAAAAAAAAATGCAGCTATACAAAGAATAATGCATGCTTTTA comes from Henckelia pumila isolate YLH828 chromosome 4, ASM3356847v2, whole genome shotgun sequence and encodes:
- the LOC140862337 gene encoding protein TPX2; translation: MAVLEESLSMNPFAIDNVYEFSAPQFYDFLCEETAEDIRKAELWFENARSYAPSPFNPRIKAIRSVHAQILCKFDEDEQLNEVTETSEAASNSEPQVDIVSTEAKEEVAPAEIKTQNSEVEKISDNIGTCSQENGSHVEGKEASSAVPVDVQGPQITPAPSKKIVNKNLQSAKKIASILKNPSAMKSKNQLQNSQIKSIKRANGKRENNAKNNVGTPNLAHEYPAIKKQKLEGGQSRQILTINKPANLPHKTRFGTVGSGSNLHPSNAAKTCKEDRRMYVRERAVPFVSMAEMMNKFQSSTRDITLPRSSSVSQSNATGTVQQRKLKLTLTRPKTPEFETSQRVRSTKIKSSAELEEEMMAKIPKFKALPLNKKILEAPTITAMPKSEPQPPHFKEFHLETMSRANQKAETSTVASIESTQEQNNEWKPQLTAPKSPLLQTYLRARPPRVKSSTELEEEELKKVPQFKARPLNRKILESKGEIGLLSNMKKPVTIPQEFHFAIDKRIPPPTAVVDLFDKLSLVSEPPHQDNLPRNTTPDPFYLHTEERGVEKVKRKNEEFMQKQLEEERARIPKALPYPYTTDYPEIPPKPEPKPCTKPEPFRLESLLKHEEEMQREMEERRRMEMDEAQMRIFKAQPILKEDPIPVPEIQRKPLTEVQVFNLQINHRAAERAEFDKKIKEKEATYKRYREEAESARMMEEEKALKQLRRTLVPHARPVPNFDNPFLPQKSSRVVTKAKSPRLHIARRNEKRRVIFPAPATATSAAASHMR
- the LOC140862339 gene encoding protein phosphatase EYA, with the protein product MDRKMNVYIWDMDETLILLKSLLDGTYAGAFNGLKNVQNGVDIGKMWETHILKVCDAYFFYEQVENFNQPYLDFLSHYDDGIDLSGYNFSQDGFSPTFDDLSKRKLAYRHRAIAERYRKGLYNLLNQNVMKLLDNLYDLTDTYTEKWLSSAASFLEECAGQHVNVLVTSGPLVPSLVKCLLYRLDKMIDCDKVYSSLEVGKLQCFSWIKDHFNGPDVQFCVVGDGWEECEAAETMKWPFVKIDLPPNSTHRFPGLTSGDLHRYISIVYEKLDQEDKEEAVSHLQAYEN